A part of Crassostrea angulata isolate pt1a10 chromosome 5, ASM2561291v2, whole genome shotgun sequence genomic DNA contains:
- the LOC128185143 gene encoding cell death abnormality protein 1-like, with protein MASFGLQTLICIFVTSYTSASRCERFYKGCCPGSSWNSSTEQCERCMPGYSGLNCSSPCPYPLYGVECQKSCNCNRDLCDVSTGCINNNKAQKRCITGYFGRDCRARCIYPYYGEECEAQCNCSESMCDVTTGCKAVDEGMIQMTTKKYKVFFPNLLL; from the exons ATGGCAAGCTTTGGGTTGCAGACGCTGATATGCATTTTCGTCACTAGTTACACTTCTGCATCGCGATGTGAAAG GTTTTACAAAGGCTGTTGTCCAGGTTCGTCATGGAACTCATCAACTGAACAGTGTGAGA GATGTATGCCAGGTTACAGTGGATTGAACTGCTCCAGTCCGTGTCCTTATCCATTATACGGAGTAGAATGTCAAAAGAGTTGTAACTGTAACCGAGATTTGTGTGATGTGTCGACAGGATGCATTAATAATAACAAAG CCCAGAAAAGATGCATAACTGGGTACTTTGGAAGGGACTGTAGAGCAAGGTGTATTTATCCTTATTACGGAGAAGAGTGTGAGGCACAATGTAACTGTAGCGAGTCAATGTGCGATGTGACTACTGGGTGTAAAGCTGTAGATGAAGGTATGATTCAAATGACTACCaaaaaatataaggtttttttcCCAAACCTATTGCTATGA